From one Danio rerio strain Tuebingen ecotype United States chromosome 19, GRCz12tu, whole genome shotgun sequence genomic stretch:
- the si:dkeyp-46h3.6 gene encoding L-rhamnose-binding lectin CSL3 — protein sequence MFSLRAFLCLLMGCSLSAGVTLNLAPLDAEVSPRTKTMVICNGDRAVLKCAYGVLQITDANYGRTNRRDCSGRRPVLPQNTNCIFNALAPVSQSCNGLRSCELFATTDIFTDPCPDMRSYLSVTYYCLPPEIRSSAVCENAIANFKCEDGSLIHIHAANYGRTDSSTCAAGRPASQTAKTNCYASNSQTLVANVCEGKNSCSISASNGVFSDPCYGTYKYLYTAYSCVPRFYWS from the exons ATGTTTTCTCTCAGGGCCTTTCTCTGCT TGCTTATGGGCTGTAGCCTGTCTGCAGGTGTTACATTAAATCTAGCTCCTCTAGATGCTGAGGTGTCGCCACGAACta AGACCATGGTGATTTGTAATGGTGACCGTGCTGTCTTGAAATGCG CATATGGTGTGCTTCAGATAACCGACGCAAACTATGGACGTACTAATAGACGTGACTGTTCTGGAAGGCGTCCAGTCCTTCCCCAAAACACAAACTGCATTTTCAACGCGCTGGCTCCTGTTTCACAAAG CTGCAATGGGCTGCGAAGTTGTGAGCTTTTTGCTACAACTGATATCTTCACTGATCCCTGCCCTGACATGCGCTCATATCTTTCCGTCACCTACTACTGCCTCCCACCTGAAATCC GTTCAAGTGCAGTCTGTGAAAATGCCATTGCTAACTTCAAATGTG AGGATGGATCTCTCATTCACATCCATGCTGCTAACTACGGGCGAACTGATagcagcacatgtgctgctgGACGACCTGCTTCCCAAACTGCCAAAACCAACTGCTATGCCTCAAATTCACAGACACTTGTTGCTAATGT GTGTGAAGGGAAGAACAGCTGCTCCATTTCAGCCTCCAATGGTGTCTTCTCAGATCCGTGTTATGGCACATACAAGTACCTGTACACCGCATACTCCTGTGTGCCTCGGT TTTATTGGAGCTGA